One stretch of Malus domestica chromosome 14, GDT2T_hap1 DNA includes these proteins:
- the LOC103455383 gene encoding uncharacterized protein, which produces MGSSHELARNGHKDVSLQELSDRLAEFAQVRGWEQYHSPRNLLLALVGEVGELSEIFQWKGEVARGLPDWTSDDKEHLEEELSDVLLYLIQLADVCGLDLGQAALTKIVKNARKYPVAKQTAASTN; this is translated from the exons ATGGGGAGTTCTCATGAGCTTGCAAGAAATGGTCATAAAGATGTTTCACTTCAAGAACTTAGTGATCGGCTTGCTGAGTTTGCTCAAGTAAGAGGATGGGAACAATATCACAGCCCCAGAAATCTCCTTCTAGCACTA GTGGGAGAGGTTGGAGAACTGTCTGAAATTTTCCAGTGGAAAGGTGAAGTTGCAAGAGGGCTGCCTGACTGGACTTCTGATGACAAAGAGCATTTGGAAGAGGAGCTCTCTGATGTTCTGCTCTACCTGATTCAACTGGCAGACGTTTGCggacttgatcttggacaagCAGCTCTCACCAAGATTGTCAAGAATGCAAGAAAATACCCCGTTGCCAAGCAAACAGCAGCTTCCACCAACTAG